In Morganella morganii, the following are encoded in one genomic region:
- a CDS encoding helix-turn-helix domain-containing protein, protein MSRNDDYDLVPFEELKNTLLKDPEVIDALDEIQARKVLLDTLKAARKARKITQAEVAEKMATQKQNISRLEKGDYDPQLGTLIRYADAIGGRLSFDFLPVISESV, encoded by the coding sequence ATGAGTCGTAATGATGATTATGATTTAGTCCCTTTTGAAGAGCTGAAAAATACATTACTTAAAGATCCTGAAGTCATTGATGCACTGGATGAAATTCAGGCACGAAAAGTATTGCTGGATACATTAAAAGCAGCGAGAAAAGCCCGGAAAATTACCCAGGCTGAAGTGGCTGAAAAAATGGCGACGCAAAAACAGAATATTTCCCGCCTGGAAAAAGGGGACTATGACCCGCAACTGGGAACATTGATTCGTTATGCAGACGCCATTGGCGGACGATTATCTTTTGATTTTCTGCCTGTAATTTCGGAGTCTGTCTGA